A stretch of the Melitaea cinxia chromosome 14, ilMelCinx1.1, whole genome shotgun sequence genome encodes the following:
- the LOC123659994 gene encoding uncharacterized protein LOC123659994, with protein MTEVPLPFLWSRETGVMESCYKLYKLINHTLLMLLVQMFWKVSQISDYFKPKSVEDKNKEGAFMFPPLSKESKFRRHIRSMSDVQSSTPNRLPFRSRKEVHPTLTYDSDTRARRIASYNRQRLQDSSDSSDYCEAPKHLSIEHNIMKHSDSMRIL; from the exons ATGACTGAGGTGCCATTACCGTTTCTCTGGAGCCGAGAAACAGGAGTAATGGAGAGCTGTTACAAACTGTACAAACTGATCAACCACACGCTGTTGATGCTGCTGGTGCAAATGTTTTGGAAAGTCAGTCAAATATCGGACTATTTCAAACCAAA GTCCGTTGAAGACAAAAATAAAGAAGGAGCATTTATGTTCCCACCTCTATCCAAGGAATCAAAGTTCAGACGACACATCAGATCGATGTCAGATGTTCAAAGCAGTACACCTAACCGCCTACCGTTCAGGTCAAGGAAGGAAGTCCATCCCACTCTCACTTACGACTCAGACACGCGTGCGAGAAGGATAGCATCGTATAATCGACAGCGGCTTCAAGACTCCTCGGATTCGAGCGATTACTGCGAAGCCCCAAAGCATCTAAGCATAGAACACAACATCATGAAACACTCTGATTCAATGAGGATTCTCTGA